The genomic region AATTCCTGAAAGGTTCCCGCTGGTCATCTCGCTATAGAGATCCTTAAGGTGATCTTTCAGATCTTCAAGCGAAGTTCCCTGCGTCCAATAGTCCGGATAATCCAGCAGGTATCCGATCCATCCCTCTTGTTCCTGCCAATGTACGAATTTGACAGTCTTCATAAGCT from Terriglobia bacterium harbors:
- a CDS encoding type II toxin-antitoxin system HicB family antitoxin: MKTVKFVHWQEQEGWIGYLLDYPDYWTQGTSLEDLKDHLKDLYSEMTSGNLSGIRKVDDLIVA